The following are from one region of the Coffea eugenioides isolate CCC68of chromosome 2, Ceug_1.0, whole genome shotgun sequence genome:
- the LOC113759663 gene encoding uncharacterized protein LOC113759663: MVEAGEIVIRKREAQGPNVNRNPLPEHANIIGVILDDTEYVEPVKELTREAEVFGVTDQPFVIELPFEEDEKPFVLDLTPAESEALEPVIIEFPKQEPVLSLQQVPWNYDEPTVQIGERSIAKKEVSVVTRSGKIASPFEATIPIQANNSEPPAKPTITEKEALDFLKRFQRSEYNVIEKLSKSPAQISMLDLLFSSDVHRDALIEVLTKAQIPRDISVDNFSHVVGSVLFTKQITFSGEELPAEGIGHNKALYIVVRCNGKMLPKVLIDNGSALNICPWSTLEKLGLQDIELRPSGTVVRGFDGAQREPIGEVDLQYEEKPKPNLEETEKVNIGTEDEVKEVQISIHLNERQKKEMLEFLTMFQDVFAWSYDDMTGISTDVVVHRLPTDPSFPPVKQKPRKFKPDISLKIKEQIEKQLKTNIIIVSHYPIWLSNPVPVPKKSGEVRVCIDYRDLNKASPKDDFPLPNIHILLDNTAGHEIETFCDCFAGYHQILMAEEDREKTAFITPWGTFCYRVMPFGLKNAGATYQRTMTTLFHDMIHREMEVYVDDIIIKSKRAEDHLVDLKKLFERLRKYNLKLNPAKCAFGAPAGKLLGFIVSKKGIEIDSAKIKAIRDMPVPKTQKDVKSFLGKINFIGRFIGQLTATCEPLFKLLRKNVPLYWNEECQQAFDKIKDYLLHPPVLVPPKPGRPLIMYLSVLDGAVGCVLGQHDESGRKEQAIYYLSKKFTQYEANYSFIEKSCCALAWATQKLRHYLLSHTTYLISRSDPLKYLLEKPMLTGRLAKWQIILSEFDIVFTSQKAVKGQVIADHLAENPRDDDYQPLRTYFPDERVLFVSAADDISEQSPEWRLFFDGASNSLGVGIGAVLVSPEGKHYPAAAKLQFACTNNMAEYEACIFGLKMALEMEIKELIAFSDSDLLVNQTLKQWITKDSKILYPDELKIEPIQVQLQDKPAHCWVANESFDNVPWYSDLKEFLKTGFYPLHAGTKDKNFLRRMASKFFLNGEVLYKRTSDLNLLRCIDEDEAQYMMKEVHSGVCGPHMNGHLLAKKIMRTGYFWLTMEHDCIDFVRRCIKCQMHGDIIRAPPTELHSMTAPWPCSMWGMDVIGTIDPPASNGHRFILVAIEYFTKWVEAESFKHVTKKVVANFLRDHIICRFGVPETLITDNAKNLNNDMVDGLCEQFKIKHRNSAIYRPQMNGAVEAANKNLKKIIRKMTEKHRDWHEKLPYALMAYRTSIRTSTGATPYSLMYGMEAVLPAEVEIPSLRILTEAKLEEADWIKQRHEQLTLIDEKRFNAICHGQCYQKRVARAYNKKVHRRAFEEGDKVLKRILSMQDEAKGKFAPNWQGPFIIQKVLPGGALILAEMDGRVFPQPINSDMCKK, from the exons atggttgaagccggggagatTGTAATCCGGAAAAGGGAGGCGCAAGGGCCGAACGTAAATAGGAACCCTTTACCGGAACATGCCAATATCATTGGGGTTATTCTGGATGATACGGAGTATGTGGAACCGGTCAAAGAATTGACAAGGGAAgctgaagtgtttggggtcacagaccaaccTTTTGTCATAGAACTGCCATTTGAAGAGGACGAAAAGCCCTTTGTTTTGGATCTCACGCCAGCGGAGAGTGAGGCTTTGGAGCCAGTAATTATTGAATTCCCGAAGCAGGAGCCTGTCCTGAGCCTGCAACAAGTACCATGGAATTATGATGAACCTACTGTACAGATTGGGGAAAGGTCAATTGCAAAGAAGGAAGTATCAGTGGTCACAAGATCGGGGAAAATTGCAAGCCCGTTTGAAGCAACCATTCCGATTCAAGCAAATAATTCCGAGCCACCCGCCAAACCAACAATCACTGAGAAGGAAgccttggattttcttaaaaggTTCCAGAGAAGTGAATACAATGTGATTGAGAAGCTAAGCAAGTCACCTGCCCAGATATCCATGTTGGATTTACTTTTTTCTTCAGATGTGCATAGGGATGCGTTGATCGAGGTATTGactaaagctcaaatccctaggGACATTTCTGTTGATAATTTTTCGCACGTGGTTGGGAGTGTGTTATTCACCAAGCAAATTACTTTTTCTGGCGAGGAATTGCCggcggaaggcattggacataacaaggccctGTATATAGTTGTTAGGTGCAATGGAAAAATGCTGCCGAAGGTGTTGATTGACAATGGATCTGCgcttaatatctgtccttggagcACCTTGGAGAAGCTGGGATTGCAAGACATCgagctgaggccttcagggaccgtagttcgaggttttgatggagcacaaAGAGAGCCAATAGGAGAAGTGGATTTA caatatgaggaaaaaccaaaaccgaacctggaggaaacagaaaaggttaacattggcactgaggatgaggttaaggaggtgcaaattagtattcatttgaatgaaaggcagaaaaaggagatgcttgaatttttgactatgttccaggatgtatttgcgtggtcctatgatgatatgactggcatttcaactgatgtggtggtgcataggttacccacagacccttcttttccacccgtaaagcaaaaacccagaaaattcaaaccagatataagcctcaaaataaaagagcaaattgaaaaacaactcaaaaccaacattatcattgtttcccattacccaatttggctttcaaatcctgtccctgttccaaaaaagagtgGAGAGGTAAGAGTTTGTATTGACTATAGAGACCTCaataaagccagtcctaaagatgacttccctctaccaaacattcacattctcttagacaatacggccggacatgagattgaaaccttttgcgattgttttgctggctaccaccaaattttgatggcagaagaggatagggagaaaacggctttcattaccccttggggtaccttttgctaccgagtcatgcctttcggtttaaagaatgctggagcaacatatcagaggaccatgacaaccctatttcatgatatgatccaccgggagatggaggtctacgtggatgatattataatcAAGTCCAAAAGGGCAGAGGACCACTTGGTTGATCTGAAGAAATTATTCGAGAGGTTAcggaagtacaatttgaagctaAATCCTGCAAAATGCGCCTTCGGAGCACCTGCGGGTAAGCTGTTGGGATTCATTGTTAGCAAGAAGGGCATAGAAATAGATTCGGcgaaaatcaaagcaattcgagatatgccagtgccgaaaactcagaaggacgtgaaaagcttcttaggGAAGATCAATTTCATTGGGAGGTTCATCGGCCAGCTAACTGCCACAtgcgagccgttgttcaaattattgagaaagaatgtgccgttgtattggaatgaggagtgtcaacaggcttttgacaagattaaagattatttgttgcATCCACCAGTTTTAGTGCCGCCCAAACCGGGCCGACCTTTGATTATGTATTTATCTGTACTCGATGGagcagtagggtgtgttctGGGTCAGCACGATGAATCCGGAAGGAAAGAacaagccatttactatctaagcaagaagttcacgcagtacgaggctaattattcattcattgagaaaagctgctgtGCGTTGGCCTGGGCAACCCAGAAGTTGAGACACTATCTATTGAGTCATACCACGTATCTTATTTCCCGgtctgatcctttgaagtatcttttggagaagccgatgctGACTGGGCGTTTGGCGAAGTGGCAAATAATTCTCTCAGAattcgatattgttttcacctcacaaaaggcggtcaaggggcaagttatagctgatcatttggcggaaaatccaagggatgatgattatcaaccaCTCCGTACTTATTTCCCCGACGAAAGGGTCCTATTTGTAAGCGCTGCAGATGATATAAGTGAACAAAgtcctgaatggaggcttttcttcgatggagcttcgaattctctcggagttggaattggagctgttttggtgtcacccgaagggaagcactaccctgccgctgccaaGTTGCAATTCGCTTGCACGAATAatatggctgaatatgaagcctgcatttttggtctcaaaatggctttggaaatggaaatcaaGGAGTTGATAGCTTTTAGTGATTCAGATTTGCTTGTGAACCAAACTTTgaagcagtggataaccaaagattcaaaaattcta TATCCAGATGAATTAAAGATCGAACCAATCCAAGTTCAACTTCAAGACAAGCCTGCCCACTGCTGGGTTGCAAATGAGTCTTTTGACAATGTTCCTTGGTATAGTGATCTTAAGGAGTTTCTTAAAACTGGGTTTTACCCTCTGCATGCTGgtacaaaagacaagaattttctgcgtagaatggcttccAAATTCTTCTTAAATGGAGAAGTGTTATACAAAAGAACCtcagatttgaaccttttaaggtgcattgatgaagatgaagctcaatatatgatgaaagaagtgcatagtggcgtttgtggacctcacatgaatggccatttgctagcaaagaaaatcatgagaaccggatacttctggcttactatggagcatgattgtatagattttgtccggagatgtataaaatgccaaatgcacggtgaTATTATACGCGCTCCGCCCACTGAGTTGCATAGCATGACCGCCCCgtggccctgttcaatgtggggtatggacgtgattggtacaatcgatcctcccgcttcaaatggacatcgatttatattggtggcgatcgagtactttaccaagtgggttgaagcggagtcattcaaacatgtcacgaagaaggtagtggccaatttcctgagagatcacatcatctgtcgtttcggagtacccgaaacgcttatcacggacaatgccaagaatctgaacaatgacatggtagatggactatgtgagcagttcaaaatcaaacaccgcaattctgccatttataggcctcagatgaatggagctgtagaagccgcaaataagaatttgaagaagattatccgcaaaatgacagaaaagcatcgcgattggcatgaaaagttgccttatgcattaATGGCGTATCGGACTTCTATCCGGACATCAACTGGGGCAACGCCGTATTCactcatgtatggaatggaagctgtGTTACCAGCTGAGGTTGAAATTCCGTCGCTACGGATCCTTACGGAAGCTAAATTAGAGGAGGCCGATTGGATCAAGCAGCGTcatgagcaattgactttgataGATGAAAAAcgattcaatgctatctgtcatggtcagtgctatcaaaaacgtgtggcccgagcttacaacaaaaaagtccatcggcgggcatttgaagaaggtgataaggtactgaagcgaattttgtcaatgcaagatgaagctaaaggcaagttcgctccaaattggcaagggccgttcattatccaaaaggtattacctggcggagctcttattttggcggaaatggatggacgggttttccctcaacccatcaactcagatatgtgcaaaaag